In Phragmites australis chromosome 18, lpPhrAust1.1, whole genome shotgun sequence, the genomic window GGTTCCAACAACAATGCAACTTTACCCTGTTAGTCAACTAGGAGTGCTTCACCTGATGTTGCCAATGCATCTGAACCAGCATCAGACCATGGTCTCTGAAGATTCTATTCCTTCATCAGTTCCTATAGATGATTCTTCCACACATACTGCTATGGATGGCAAGCATCACATGAGTACTAGATTCAGAAATAATATTGTAGTTCCTAAAAGATATACTGATGGAACTATGAGGTATGCCGCTGTTGCTATTACTGATGAACCTGGTGATTATAGGATTGCACTGCAAGGAAATAATTGGAAACAAGCCATGGATATTGTGTATCAAGCATTAATTAAGAATGGAATTTGGGAACTGGATCCACCATACAAATATATGAATATTGTTGATTGTAAGTAGGTGTACAAAATCAAGAGGAAACCAGATGGCACTATTGATATATCTAAAGCCAGATTAATGGCAAAGGGGTTCAAGCAAAGGTTTGGAATTGATTGTGAAGACACCTTCAACCCTATGGTTAAACCAGCAACAGTGAGACTTATTTTGTCTATTGCAGTGACAAGTGGGTGGACTCTCAAGTAGCTAGATGTGTAGAATGTATTTTTGCATGGCATTCTTTAGGAGGAGGTGTTCACGAAAGAACCACATGGGTATGAAAAATTGAATTGTTCTAATCATGTCTGCATACTAAAGAAGGCTATCTAAGGTTTAAAATCAAGCTCCTAGGGTCTGCACTCCAGACTGAGCATCAGACTGCAAGAGCTAGGATTTAACCCCTCAAAAGTGGATACATCTCTGTTCATCTTCAGAAATGGACAATGTGTGTCTATGCCTTAGTGTATGATGATGATATTATCATTACAGGTTCATCAGACAGCATTGTTGCAAGTCTTACTCATCAGCTAAAACAAGAATTTACTGTCAAAGATCTGGGACAGCTGCATTACTTCTTGGGAATTGAAGTGAAACACATCACCAATGGCATTACTCTGACAGAGTCTAAATATGCCTCTAGTATTCTGAAGAAATCCAATATGCAGCTTTGTAAACCAATGTCCAACCCATGGTGACTTCAAAGAAGCTTAGCAAAACAGATGGGGAGATGTTGTCACTTGAAGATGCTTTCAGATATCGAAGTACATTAGGAGAACTCTAGTATCTCACATTGACAAGACCTGATATAGCCTTTGCTGTCAACAGAGTTTGCCAGTTCTTGCATTCACCAACTTCAGTTCACTGGAGTGATGTATAAAGGATCCTGAGGTACATCAAATTCACTCTCTTAGTTGGTCTAAACATCCTCATGTCTCCAATTGAGCTAGTCAATTCTTTTTCAGATGCTAACTGGGCAGGCTGCCCTGATGACTAAAGGTCCAGATGGATTTGTAGTGTATTTTGGAATCAATCTTGTGTCATGGAGCTCAAGAAAGCAACAAACTGTTTCATGATCTAGTACTAAGGTTGAGTACAAGAGTTTAGCTAATGCTACTGCAGAAGTAGTCTGGGTTCAGTCAATACTAGGAGAGCTTGGGATTTTTTAGAGCAGACCTCCTGTTCTCTAGTATGACAATCTGGGTGCTACATATCTATCGGTTAGTCCTATGTTTCATGCAAGAACAAAACACATTGAAGTCGATTTTCACTTTGTCAGGGAAAGAGTCACACACAAGCACTAGAGATTAGATTTATTCCAAGCCAAGATCAAGTTGCAAATATATTTACAAAGCTAGTTCTGTCAAGGCAACTTCTGAAGATGAAGAACAATCTCAATCTAGTTGATGCTGGTTGAGATTGTGGGGGTGTGTTAAAATAGATAGATTACAAAGTCAATTAACTGATTAGCTAGTCAATCGCGCACTCCTcatctctccaaagtctattgGTCCACATCTGTAAGGTGTGCTGCCTTGATCCGCTATTGTTAGATGATACTATTGTAACCTCAGCAATATATCGAACTATATCTTCTACTACGACGGTGTGTGATAAATCCTTTCTTCCTCTTCGCCTCTTCGTTTAGTATATATATTAGCGTTGGTATGTCTCATGAAACATTGAGTATTCAACATTTCTTACTTTCTAGGTCTTGTGGAATTGGAATTTCCCTTAGCAACATATGTATTGTTTTTTAATAAAGAGAGTTGTATTtcatcaagaaaataaaaatatcctaGCAATCTCTATATATCTAAACGGCATCAAGTTCTCCGGCTTCTGATTGGTCCACACGTCAGTCCTGTTGCCCACCTCCTGCTCCTCTTTCCTTTTCCCCTCTTAGCACCACAGCCCAACGACGTCAGGTTCTTTGGCTTCTGATTGGTCCACATTCAGTCCCATCACCCACCTCCCGCTCCTCTTTCATTTTCCCCTCTCAGTGCCATCGCCCGACATAGGCGCTAAATCCATGCTTGATTTTGGAAGGAGATCGTCGTGCACCTGTGAGAAAGGAAAGAGCAAGCAGAGAAAAGGAATGGAGACCAAAACACGCTCAGAATTGAAGCTCTAAGCAAGGAAAGCTCATGTGGAAATCTCGCCAGTGGCCCACACCAAACCTGACCCCAATTCGCGCCTCCCCAAGTATAAGTACCCCACCCCAAGTTTCCCTTGAGCATCCGAGCCACCCCGCATTCTTTTCCTCTCAAAACTAGAGCAAAGCACTACTCGAAAGGCCTCAACGCTGACTTCCGAGCGACACCACGAATCCTCACCACCGATCCCCAACGCCAACGTGTGCCTCAATTGAGTCCACCGTCGCCCCTGCATCCTTTTCCGCTGCTCGTCATCGAAATCCTCGCACGGGAGCCCAATTCCCGTGACCATCAGTGACTTCGTCATAGTAAAACTCGTCACCATCACCGACTCCAGCCAAAGCACATGTAGATGCTCTCCCCGCCGTTCAATCTTACTTTAACAGTTAAGATCAGCAAAAATACCCCTTCCGGCCTAGTCAACGCACATAATCCACGTCAGGACGCCATGTGGATGGTTTGTTCTACATGGAACAACCACGTGAGCAGTACCAGCCCAATCAGTGCCAcatcaatttttctttttggcgTTTTTTTATTCTCCGCTAACGTCAGCCATACGCAATAATCTactttttctttagaaaaataattcataatcTAAAAATATggttttaattttaaaaaataggaaaaaactttattaattatgtattttatttatatagttttcaatgataaaataaacatattaattatattttagggttaaaataataaataaaattctagaaaatgttttaattgttttaagGATTAAATAAagtttctttgatttttttaattttggaaatttggtaaataattatgataaattataaaatgatttttatttagtaaaataattttgaataatatgtttaaattattttattgtatctttaattaataaaaaaccttttcaattcctaaaaattgctagaaattccaaaaaaatcccATAAAATATTAGGAGCCTCCAGAAAATCCCAGAAAAATCATATGCTCTCCTTTCACCCTTTCAAAGTCTTATCTTCACCGTTGCAACTCTGATCCAATCATTTCCTTCATTAATAATAcaacaaaatttataaaaataataaattgagTTGTTGGTATGCTTTTGGCTATttctttgttcttagtgtttattgcctccttttcttttgagattAGATGTCATCATTCCTAAGGAAGAATTTGCAGGTTCAAGGATCCCGCTGAGCACCAAGGCGAAGGCAAGTTATCCTTAATGCATTTTAATCCTACATGTTTcctaaatattttgtttacaaaGTTGCACACATATAGCTGCTGGTGGGGAACCCATGATGGGCGATATCTTAGTTTTTCTCATATCTACCTTGTCACCTCAAACTATTTCAATTTACACAATCAAACCCCTAAAAGAAACCCAATATTTGCCATCTGGTGACGAGGTGAAGAACTATCATTTTTCCCCCTTCATCGTTTcttcgtttttttttcttaaatatcATTGCTTCCTTAACTCGATTGTAGCATCTAGTTTGTAATTCTATCAAGATGGCAATTAAATTCTCTAAACCTGGTTGGGTTTTAATCTGCAGTACCCAATTGATTTTGAGTCACCTATTGGACAATTGCTCTCTATTTTTGGAACCCTTCTTAGGCAAGCTACTGCATTGTTAAAGACACAACATGACTTCTTGACTAATTATAATATAAGTGGTAATACTTAAAAATAGAATAAACTGAAATATGTGTACTTATGTATACTTTACAATTAAACTTCTTATTACATTCCCCTGATTAAAATTGTGTAAACATCTAGCAAATTTAAATCATAAATTCACAATTCATATTTATAATGCACTTTGCATTTCGTTCAAATTAAACGCAATCCATAATTTTGTATTTCCATCCCTCAAAATTACACAATGACACCGTATTTTAGCATACATGACTTTCTACTTCATATAAACTGCATCTACCATGTAATATACTAAATAAGCCCTTGAGAAACTCATAGCTTGTGCAGAATTAACATTATTTCAGTATTGTTTCAAAAACAATTCAAAGGTAGTACATACCCAATCTATACAGAGCCGCAGGGCGGAGACATTTGTTAAGACCAACAACAATGAACTACAGTCCTCACAGATTACAAGGTCTAGCAAACAAAAGATTCAttctataaattttattttccatTGCAGTATATACAGTGCTGAAGAGATTGCAGCTTACTATACAACCATAATGTTAATGTGCTTCACAACACATTTCTCCCATAATTTTCGGTTCTACTTTTACCATTGCCAACAAAATCAGAACTTACATCATCATTTGGTTCTACTATTtgttaacaataaaataattaaataggaGGCATAAAAAACTaacaaaaacatgaaaaaagGCGGTAAGACCGAATGTTGTTTCTAGTAGATGTACTATAACATCTTCTTAATCTAAGTTAGCGTTTGGTTCGTAGGATGGGATGAGACAGAGTGGATATATCCtgtttttgagctgtttggAAGGAGAGCAATGGGATGTAATTGTTCGAAATCAGAGAATATTCTTCAAAAATTCAGGACAAAACAGTTCCAAAAAATGGTGAAACGTAACCATCCCACTTCGAACGTGACAATGACGGTGAACCCAAGATACTAAAATAGACTCATTCCATCTCACGTAACAAACAAGcatctatatataaatagaattatTATATCCttgaatatataaataaaatcatcatATTCCACCTcactctccaaccaaacactactaaGTTGACATTGGTTAGTAAAGTGGTTGTTTCACGGTATTAATTGTGGGTAGTACATACAACATGTACTCCTCATTATTAACAGGTAACAAGTGACATTTGGAGTTGCATGTAGAAGACTAGAAGCACGTGTCTgaaattttatcattgttaaaTTCTCAGATGTGGTGCCTCCATGGTTTATTGTGTACGGGCATTCGATTCATAAACACCAACTAGAGTCTTTACTTGTCTATCAGAATATTAACTGTGCTTTGGTGGAtattaaaatatgaaaatattatctGTAATTGTAATTTGACGGATATTAGAAAATGAACATGGGTGTTTGGGTTTGTAAACTTGTGTgcgtatttttaaaaaaaatcataaacgtAGTGCATTTTAGAACATGTGTTGCCCTAAAAATTATACGAAAATACGACTATATAAGATTCATGTAAGAAACCTTGACCGGCATATCCCTTCCATTACGTCTCAAGTCCTCAACTGGTAAGCTTCGGCTCCCCTACCAGAATACAACCGTCCAAGAACAATACCCATGATCAATTAACATCCTTcggctctctccctctctctccctctctctcacacactatAACTACCCCTTGCCAACCACGGCACCTCACCCCAACCCAATAGCCAAGAACAGAAGCGAAGCTGCAGGGAGAGCTAGTATACCACTACAGCAAGAAACCAGCGCTCCATCCATCCATGGAAGATCCCTACTACACAAGCTTCCTCAAGAACCCCTACTACTACTACACAGCCTCCTTCCCCGCCACTCCCGCCGCccacctccctcctccccttccGCCTTACACCACCCTCTACCCCACCGTCGCCGCCGAGCCTCAGTACCCCGCCTGCTtcttccagcagcagccgcctcTGCGTGACTCCCCTCCTTCCCCTCCGCTCCGAGAGGCGCTGCCCCTCCTCTCCCTGTCGCCCACGCGCGGCGCCTCTCGGCCGCATGTAGCGACGGACtccaacgacgacgacgacttcCTGCCcgaggcaggcggcggcggcggcggctccgcaGAACCTACTGTGCGCGTGCCGCTCTTCGCCGACCTCAACCGCATGCCTTCCTGCTGCGACGGCAGCGACCCGATGGACGTGGAGGCCTGGGCGTCAACTGACGACGCCGCGGTCGCTCTGCGCATCGGCCTGCCAACGGCGCCGGGCATTGGCACGGAGACTGACCTCCTGTCCGCGCTCTCGGGCAGGGCTGGATGCAGCACCgaggccgaagaggaggaggaggagtgcaAGGTGGACACCGGCGCCAGCGACGGAGACGAGGTGGTGCCGTTAGGGTTCGCCTCGACGCCGATCGGGAGGCTGAACAAGGGGCAGTACTGGATCCCGACGCCGGCGCAGATCCTCATCGGACCCACCCAGTTCTCCTGCCCCGTCTGCTTCAAGACCTTCAACCGATACAACAACATGCAGGTCAGTGCCATgctcatgcatgcatacatagaTCCAATTGCTCTTCTTGTTCTTGGCTTgctgctgttcctgttctttgcCTACTAGTTTGATTCTTGGATTGATTGGTCATCATGTTAGCCGGTAAAGATGAGGTGGGCTAGCTTTGGAGCTAGTTGCATGCCATGAAACAGACTCAAGCTCAAAGGAGCTTGCACAGTGGCTGCCTTTTGTGTGATTGAACTAGACTGGCATGCCAGTGGCAGCCATGCATGAACATAAGCATCTTTATGCTTTTCTTGGGTGCTTGTCTTTTGGAGATTCATATGAGTGGTGATGTGGGTGCATTGGAGATCCCAGGGAAGATTACACCTTTGTTTGTCTCTTCATCTTAGAAGTACTGATCCATCAGTTTACTTTCTAGACGTTGCCCAGTACTACTCCACTACCAGCCAGTGCTGATCACTCATGAGTCATGAGTCATGGCTCATGAGATTTGGCTAGATAGCTTTCATGGTTTGGAGAGCATAAGATTGTGTGGTATCATGGGCAGCTGCTGCATGGCAGTCTACTCGTGCACGCCTCCCAATAACACAAAGAGATCTGCAGTGTTCTTCCTGTAGCCAGCCAGCTACAGTGCCGCTCTGGCTGCTCTCTTTAAAGAAGCAACACCAGCAGTCCAGCACAAACGCACAAGCAAATGGCTAGCTACACTTACGAGCTACAATAGCTGGAGTAGAGCCCTCACTTTCAAAAGATCACTGCACCTCACGAAtgtgcagcttctctggttgcaACTGATTACCACTTCTGCATGGAAAATGTCTGCTGGCTTTAGGTAGGCAGTAAAAACATAACAGGTTGAGCTCAAACAGGTCATGCTTTGGTCATACAACTCCAAGCTACATAGGAGTATAATTTCAAACATGCAGATACTCTTCTAAGTCTCATAAGTGGCTCAGCCTGCATTAATACTTCTTCCGGATATAAATACTTATCAGTTTGATTAAGAttcgatcaaaattttaaaattttaactattaataactttcaaaatatttagtttgaaaatataaaaattatatgtttagatttgttttgaaaaatactttcaaaatattatacttttattagatattattactatattctaataataaatattagttaaagttGTAAATCGAAGatggtaaaaaataaaaaatgataagtatttatgatcagGGAAAGTAATAATAACGAATGATATGTATGATATTTGCTCCCGTATACATTTTAACATCAATGTGGTCTTTTGTGCTCTACCTAAGTGAACTTAAGAACTAATCTTGCGTTCTTTTATAATATTGCAGATGCATATGTGGGGCCACGGGTCGCAGTACCGCAAGGGGCCGGAGTCGCTGCGCGGCGTGCAGCCGACGGCAATGCTGCGGCTGCCGTGCTACTGCTGCGCGCCGGGGTGCCGCAACAACATCGACCACCCGCGCGCGCGGCCGCTCAAGGACTTCCGGACGCTGCAGACGCACTACAAGCGCAAGCACGGGCTGAAGCCCTTCCTGTGCCGCAAGTGCGGCAAGGCCTTCGCCGTCAAGGGCGACTGGCGCACGCACGAGAAGAACTGCGGCAAGCTCTGGTACTGCCTCTGCGGCTCCGAGTTCAAGCACAAGCGCTCGCTCAAGGACCACGCGCGCGCCTTCGGCCACGGGCACGGCGCCTTCGGCTGCAACGTTGACGGCGCCGACGGTctcgaggacgacgacgagggcGCCGTCTCCGAGATCGAGCAGGACTGCGCCGGCGCCTGCAGGTCGGCGCGGTGATCGTCGATCTCACCGACCGAACATTCAACATCTCGTGCTTCTCTATGCTACGTGCCACATATAGATAGCTAGCGCAGTCTGTGTTGTTGTTCTTGTTAGTTGCTGTTGTGTTCTTGTGGACGGCGTCGTTGTTGCTTTTGCTCGAGTAGTTTGTTAGGGTTGTGTCGTGTGATCTCTTCTCTAGCTGGTAATTGTTAGTGCCGATCGAGACGACGACTCCAATGTTGGAATGTTGGACTGCTTGTTGGGGTGATCTCAATCGATCATACCTTATTAACTCatgaaaaaattccaaaaaaaatcatgaaaaaagtATCTTcagtttcatgctttgctttctTAAATCTCAATTGATCAAGCACATCTATTGGTCAAGTCACTGTTGGTAACTAATTTTAGTCACGGTTAGACAAGAAATTGTGAGAAACTAAAAGAAATAACTGGTTAAATGGCTGGAAGCCGATATGGTAGAATGAATGACTACGTACATGATGTTCACAAACCGAAATGGGAATTTTCCCCGATTCAGCTAATATATTGTCAGCTGCATGTATAACGGTGTAGCACAGTATTAATGGAGGGTGACGAACTGACAATCTACTGGATCTCCTTGGCattggcatgcatgcatccagTTCGTCTTTATTGATGTCATCTCTGCATGTGGAAAACTGTAACCCATCTTCCCTGTCCCAGTCAAGTTTCTCCTGTGGATCGACATGCCTCTCTCTGTGCAAACACATACACCAACCTAAGCAGGTTTTTATAGCCCTCCCTGCAGTAGGACATATGCTCCATACTCCAGGTTTGTATGCCCTGCAAAGACAAAGCAGAAAAGAAGCTGACAGAGATTGAGCTGTAGATATGATAAGTAGTACTGTCCCTAGTTAAAAAGACACTTCCAATCaaatgttttttaatttttttaagacaCACAGCTACATAAAAAGTTATTACTACCAACTAAAAATCGACAGTGATGCTAATTTTAAACCGACTGTGATAATCTATGATTATCACTGTTAGCTTATGAATCAACTATGATAGTACGTGTCACAATCGATTCTAGtcttgaaccggcaatgataatgaTAGCATGTATCATTGCTAGTTCAAAACTAgaattgatagtgataatctatctatatatgtaAAAATACTCTATCACAAACTATTTAGCATGAAAATCCATCTAAGTTTGATTTCAAACTTATAAACTTAGACGGAGACCTCATATCGAAATGTTCCagatagagtattttatatgaCAAAGTATctattttatatctaaatgaaTGGTGAAAACACAATTATCTTTAAGAAAATGTATTTTATACCGCTCATTTAGATGTGTCTATTGCCACAATCTAGTTTGAACGAATAGCAAAAACACAATCCATCTTCAACACATTTGTGTTTTTACCATTCATTTAGATCTACCTATCGCCACAATCATCTTCACACAACATTCGTGCGTGCAGTAGAgacgaagagagagaggagatgaggagatgtgggagaggagatgaggagatggggAGGGCACACAACCGCGTGTTGGCTACGATAGGCTCGGCGAAGGCGGACTCGGCCAGTGTGAGGTGAACATAGCTGGGAGGATGTTGAAGCCGGGCACCAGGGATAGAGGCGGTCGTAGTAGAGACGATGACTATCGCACCATTTTGACCGTTATTACCCCTCGAGAGAGGCTTCGGGAGATTAGAAAGAAATGATATGGAGGTCGCTGAGGGAGACATGAtgtatttatagaagaattatcactactagtttgGAATacaaaccagtagtgataataattaacatcGTCAATTCGTCTTTGTCAATTATTGCTCCATTGATTTAgattatgaaccggcagtgataaatattatcattgccggtttgtaATACGAAATGGttgagataaatattatcactgtcggttattaaAGACACATATTTTTAGACGCGTCTTTTTATAAACCGAcggtgataaatattatcactagCGGTAATTAAAGACATGTCATTTATGCACGTCTTTTGAAGAACCGACAATGGTAATTtgaatatcactaccggttcttactGGCTTAGTTTTTTATGTACGCCTAAAGTTTACGACCATGAATAatatatcagtaccggttattATTGAACCGGCGGTGAAAGGGGACATGGATCACCCTTTATGTGGCAATGACAATATCCAACTTGAACTTAGGGATATGAACTTTGTAAGAATATCATGTACAGAAAATAGTTCAATTCCCATAGTCTTCAGATTTTTGGTGTACACACATGTAaaactgagaaaccaagttgaaatgtgcattaatttatttgttatgagtgattgataagtgtgtttttttggtttgatgattttttagaTTGCATGGGTATTTGTCTCTAGGTCTAGGAAAATTATACatgtcggatgatccggcatgGGGATCCTGTACACTCCGAATGTTCTAGCACTTTGAGGACACACGCCAAAGCATTTCAACTCTGAGGCGAAATTTaaagtacacaccggatgatacaaCGATTGGTACTGTGAACGCCAGAGTAATTCTTGTAAAAAGGTTGCAAACTCGAATCTGGTATACTTGAactcgccagatggtccggcgatgctGTGTATGAACGTCGGAGTGATCgccagagcaattcttgcagagggAGTGCAAAACCGGGGCCTGGAGAAGTTGAACACGATGGATGTTCCAACGATGGGACAAAGAACACATCgaagtattttgtgcagagagtTTGCAAAACTTGTCAGTTTTACAAGTTGCACATATCGGATCGTCTGACGCTCAGGAGGTGTgcacgtcggaccatccggcctTTACGATTTCTCTTAGATGTGCTTTAATTGAGgatttttattattatgaactaatctataatggaattagagatatgtgtttgcttgtctaatattgtgcaggtgatggatgcaacttggcagccTAAGACGGAATAATCGGGgtcaagcggggtgcttggtgccggacgatcgaggaggccgggcagagtcaaggatgatcttAGTTATGCACATGAAAATCAAACAAAGCTTAGAAGGAAGGAtaaagatggcgtgttgacaaagtaaaACAAAgggaatgccggtgcaagtgacaaagcggTCCGAGAGATcgaaagcgggagagacttactggcggtcaagattgcaagatgaagtatacatgTCGACATTAGAATGCTAGCTTGGGGTCAaagtgtcacaccctgattttcaggtttctcaaatttctaaaattttcaaagattagattatagattaaataattagaataggataaatcttaatttctaaattcaaatttgaatttgaattaaggaTAGTAATTGATtgagtgcattcatgctgaaaataggcatatagattttcttttaatttttattggattttatttgacctcctttggatttatttgaatttatatgaGTTAAAtttgatttccaaaatatcaaaatattttcataagcttaaaatatttttattggccTCTAAAGATTTTGAAGAGCTTGTtgaaattttcctagaatttataggctttatttgctttttgt contains:
- the LOC133899335 gene encoding zinc finger protein WIP2-like encodes the protein MEDPYYTSFLKNPYYYYTASFPATPAAHLPPPLPPYTTLYPTVAAEPQYPACFFQQQPPLRDSPPSPPLREALPLLSLSPTRGASRPHVATDSNDDDDFLPEAGGGGGGSAEPTVRVPLFADLNRMPSCCDGSDPMDVEAWASTDDAAVALRIGLPTAPGIGTETDLLSALSGRAGCSTEAEEEEEECKVDTGASDGDEVVPLGFASTPIGRLNKGQYWIPTPAQILIGPTQFSCPVCFKTFNRYNNMQMHMWGHGSQYRKGPESLRGVQPTAMLRLPCYCCAPGCRNNIDHPRARPLKDFRTLQTHYKRKHGLKPFLCRKCGKAFAVKGDWRTHEKNCGKLWYCLCGSEFKHKRSLKDHARAFGHGHGAFGCNVDGADGLEDDDEGAVSEIEQDCAGACRSAR